One Prinia subflava isolate CZ2003 ecotype Zambia chromosome 8, Cam_Psub_1.2, whole genome shotgun sequence DNA window includes the following coding sequences:
- the CA4 gene encoding carbonic anhydrase 4, translating into MELLFLALLCLHILKTEAVVVHWCYRSQKCEQPQCEDPPQWHQVSPACKGTRQSPVNIVTRNVLQDRSLQPLSFEGYDVRDSAKWTLENNGHTVKVALNTSPKVGGGGLKRKYKAVEFHLHWGVPGEPQSIPGSEHSIDGEKYPMELHIVHIREDASDMTEAKKTPDGLAVLAFFVKADEENKNYATLLSELENIQYKGQTAKVDALPLNDLLPPEEDRGRYYRYEGSLTSPDCYEGVIWTVFEKPVELSLAQLSQFAALHFDGKNSTPMTENFRPVQPLNGRRVLWSGTAIALPTAKLLLLPLALTCTLSSLCH; encoded by the exons ATGGAATTGCTGttccttgctctgctctgcctgcacatTCTCAAGACAGAGGCAGTAG TGGTCCACTGGTGCTATCGGTCCCAGAAGTGTGAGCAGCCACAGTGTGAAG ACCCTCCTCAGTGGCACCAGGTGAGCCCGGCGTGCAAGGGGACCCGGCAGTCCCCCGTCAACATCGTCACCCGAAATGTGCTCCAGgacaggagcctgcagcccctgagcttCGAGGGCTACGACGTGAGGGACTCGGCCAAGTGGACCCTGGAGAACAACGGCCACACAG ttaaaGTGGCACTAAACACATCCCCCAAAGTCGGAGGAGGAGGCCTGAAGAGAAAGTACAAGGCAGTAGAATTCCATTTGCACTGGGGAGTCCCGGGTGAGCCGCAGAGCATCCCTGGCTCAGAGCACAGCATCGATGGAGAGAAATACCCCATGGAG CTCCACATCGTCCACATAAGAGAAGATGCTTCAGATATGACAGAAGCCAAGAAAACTCCGGATGGTTTGGCTGTTTTGGCCTTCTTTGTCAAG GCTGAcgaagaaaataaaaactatgcAACTCTACTGAGTGAATTAGAGAATATTCAATACAAAG GGCAAACAGCAAAGGTGGATGCTTTGCCACTGAACGATCTTCTCCCCCCTGAGGAAGACCGGGGCAGGTACTACAGGTATGAGGGGTCCCTCACCAGCCCTGACTGCTACGAGGGCGTCATCTGGACGGTGTTTGAGAAGCCAGtggagctcagcctggcccag CTCTCCCAGTTCGCAGCCCTGCACTTTGATGGGAAGAACTCCACTCCCATGACGGAGAATTTCCGGCCGGTGCAGCCCCTGAACGGGCGCAGGGTGCTGTGGTCGGGCACTGCCATCGCCCTGCCCAcggcaaagctgctgctgctgcccctggctcTGACCTGcaccctcagctccctgtgccactga
- the LOC134554278 gene encoding lysophosphatidic acid receptor 1-A-like: MNGFPNCSANYTKIWSHYLVLALGIPQLTINVASIIFNCTVILTRLATRDLHKPISILFCNLAVSDLFTSFSGFWISLLFITNPDITIFGSRDMLAPYALYTTSILSTIYNLVSIGIERYLAVAESMRARFRVGRTHSIAVVFINWLLAFSLGCLPLLGWNCLRAGRSTSVLYSPFCVSYLVFITLPNVVLAFLVPLFTYLRIIIILRKRKLRMQACGQATGTYRSAETQVARTSISIWLLALVSYAPFSAGVIFDAANRRCHAELYPGAYIFRNCTAMLITLTCLGNPLLYTLRLRGLRARLKALRCPSANRVRAVHGA; encoded by the coding sequence ATGAATGGCTTCCCAAACTGCTCTGCCAACTACACCAAGATCTGGAGTCACTACTtggtgctggccctgggcatCCCCCAGCTGACCATCAACGTCGCCTCCATCATCTTCAACTGTACCGTCATCCTCACCCGCCTGGCCACCAGGGACCTGCACAAGCCCATCTCCATCCTCTTCTGCAACCTGGCCGTGTCCGACCTCTTCACCAGCTTCTCTGGCTTCTGGATCTCCCTGCTCTTCATCACCAACCCCGACATCACCATCTTCGGCTCGCGGGACATGCTGGCGCCCTACGCCCTCTACACCACGTCCATCCTCAGCACCATCTACAACCTGGTGAGCATCGGCATCGAGCGCTACCTGGCCGTGGCCGAGAGCATGAGGGCGAGGTTCAGGGTGGGCAGGACCCACTCCATCGCCGTGGTCTTCATCAACTGGCTGCTGGCCTtttccctgggctgcctgcCGCTGCTGGGCTGGAACTGCCTGCGGGCGGGGAGGAGCACCTCGGTGCTCTACAGCCCCTTCTGCGTCAGCTACCTCGTCTTCATCACCCTGCCCAACGTGGTGCTGGCCTTCCTCGTGCCTCTCTTCACCTACCTGcggatcatcatcatcctcaggAAGAGGAAGCTGAGGATGCAGGCGTGCGGCCAGGCCACGGGCACCTACAGGTCAGCGGAGACGCAGGTGGCCAGGACCAGCATCTCCATCTGGCTGCTGGCGCTGGTGTCCTACGCGCCCTTCTCCGCCGGCGTCATCTTCGACGCCGCCAACCGGCGCTGCCACGCCGAGCTCTACCCCGGCGCGTACATCTTCAGGAACTGCACGGCCATGCTCATCAccctcacctgcctgggcaACCCCCTGCTCTACACGCTGCGCctgcgggggctgcgggcacgGCTGAAGGCGCTGCGCTGCCCCTCGGCCAACCGCGTCCGCGCCGTGCACGGCGCCTGA
- the ZNHIT3 gene encoding zinc finger HIT domain-containing protein 3 has translation MRAPGPCAECGAGGAARYRCPRCGSAYCSVPCCRTHRERCAAEPRRERQREREAAGQEPPPGPEDILGEEDEQDRVPPQRLKLLGESEELQALLLNPHLRQLLLAIDSAPDKRSLLRRLMQEPLFVEFADCCLRIVEPPEKENLLPE, from the exons ATGCGGGCCCCGGGGCCGTGCGCGGAgtgcggggcgggcggcgcggcccggtACCGCTGTCCGCGCTGCGGCAGCGCATA CTGCTCGGTGCCGTGCTGCCGGACCCACCGCG AGCGCTGCGCGGCCGAGCCCCGGCGGGAGCGGCAGCGGgagcgggaggcggcggggcaGGAGCCGCCCCCGGGCCCGGAGGACATCCTGGGCGAGGAGGACGAGCAGGACCGCGTCCCGCCGCAGAGGCTCAAGCTCCTGG GGGAatcagaggagctgcaggcttTGCTGCTGAACCCGCACCTGCGGCAGCTGCTGCTCGCCATCGACAGCGCCCCCGACAAGCGCTCCCTGCTGCGGAGGCTGATGCAGGAGCCGCTGTTCGTGGAGTTCGCAGACTGCTGCCTGCGCATTGTGGAGCCTCCCGAGAAAGAGAACCTCCTCCCCGAGTGA